In Euphorbia lathyris chromosome 10, ddEupLath1.1, whole genome shotgun sequence, a single genomic region encodes these proteins:
- the LOC136207973 gene encoding pentatricopeptide repeat-containing protein At1g71060, mitochondrial yields MGSPRFWHCLSRMPKIYRLYSTPLCPQLFFIRSLAISNGIIKENNSTTNVENLCRNLPASHFSFYRSLHTNLEQTPASIEADNQNPEISIDKIVEDAGKICRLLSENPNSSTEALLDNASIDISPALVLEVTKRLSNAGFLALSFFKWAEKRKGFMYSAESYNALIESLGKIKQFNMIWNLVNDMKRKKLLTKETFMLISRRYARARKVKEAIDTFEKMDKFGLKIESSDFNRLIDTLSKSRQVQSAHEVFDKMKKRRFTPDIKSYTILLEGWGQEKNLLKLDEVHREMKAEGFEPDVVTYGILINAYCKARKYDYAIQLFQEMELNNCHPNPHIFCTLINALGSEKRLNEALEFFGRSKACGFAPEVPTYNAVVGAYCWSMKMDDAYDIVDEMKKCGVGPNSRTYDIILHHLVKAHKTTEAFSVFQKMSSEEVCEPTLSTYEIVIRMFCNVEKLDEAIEVWDEMKAKGIHPGMHMFSTLINSLCYGNKVDMACKYFQEMLDVGIRPPANLFSNLKQVLLDEGKKDTAVLFTQKISKLRRNPYVVLQETTDGNASTR; encoded by the coding sequence ATGGGTAGCCCGCGATTCTGGCATTGTCTCTCCAGAATGCCAAAAATATACCGTCTTTACTCAACCCCTCTATGTCCTCAACTTTTTTTTATCCGATCGCTTGCAATATCAAATGGGATCATCAAGGAGAACAATTCCACAACCAATGTTGAAAATCTTTGCAGAAATCTGCCTGCTTCTCACTTTAGCTTTTACAGATCACTTCATACCAATTTGGAGCAAACACCAGCATCCATCGAGGCTGATAACCAAAACCCAGAAATTTCGATCGATAAAATCGTTGAGGATGCTGGAAAAATCTGCAGACTATTATCAGAAAATCCCAATTCGAGCACAGAGGCTTTACTGGATAACGCTTCAATTGACATATCACCAGCTTTGGTATTAGAGGTAACCAAGAGGTTAAGCAATGCAGGTTTTCTTGCATTATCTTTCTTCAAATGGGCAGAGAAGCGAAAAGGGTTTATGTACAGCGCGGAGAGCTACAATGCCCTAATTGAATCACTGGGCAAGATCAAGCAATTTAACATGATATGGAATTTGGTGAATGACATGAAGCGAAAAAAGcttttaactaaggagactttCATGTTGATCTCAAGGAGATACGCGAGAGCAAGAAAAGTAAAAGAAGCAATAGACACATTTGAGAAGATGGACAAGTTCGGATTGAAGATTGAATCATCAGATTTCAATAGATTGATTGATACTCTAAGCAAGTCAAGGCAGGTTCAGAGCGCACAcgaagtgtttgataaaatgaaaaagagaagattcACACCCGATATTAAGTCTTACACAATATTATTAGAGGGTTGGGGTCAAGAGAAAAACTTGTTAAAGTTAGATGAAGTCCATAGGGAAATGAAAGCTGAGGGTTTTGAACCTGATGTAGTCACTTACGGTATTCTTATCAATGCATATTGTAAAGCCAGGAAGTATGATTATGCAATTCAGTTGTTTCAAGAGATGGAATTGAACAATTGCCACCCAAATCCTCACATTTTTTGTACTTTGATTAACGCATTAGGCTCCGAGAAGAGGCTAAACGAAGCTCTGGAGTTTTTCGGCCGATCGAAGGCTTGCGGATTTGCTCCTGAAGTGCCTACTTACAATGCTGTTGTGGGAGCTTATTGTTGGTCAATGAAGATGGATGATGCATATGACATTGTTGATGAGATGAAGAAATGTGGGGTTGGTCCAAATTCAAGAACTTATGATATAATTCTTCATCATCTTGTTAAGGCTCATAAGACAACAGAAGCTTTCTCTGTTTTCCAGAAGATGAGCAGTGAGGAGGTATGCGAGCCAACTCTGAGTACTTACGAGATTGTGATTCGGATGTTCTGCAACGTCGAAAAACTGGATGAAGCAATAGAGGTCTGGGATGAGATGAAGGCTAAGGGAATCCACCCTGGGATGCATATGTTCTCAACATTGATTAACAGTTTGTGCTATGGAAATAAGGTAGATATGGCTTGTAAATATTTTCAGGAGATGTTGGATGTGGGAATTCGGCCTCCGGCTAATTTGTTTAGTAATCTGAAACAAGTTCTGCTTGATGAGGGCAAGAAGGATACTGCTGTGCTTTTCACACAAAAGATTAGTAAGCTCAGGAGAAACCCTTATGTTGTTCTGCAGGAAACAACAGATGGTAATGCCTCAACGCGTTGA
- the LOC136209597 gene encoding putative fasciclin-like arabinogalactan protein 20: MAAEVLIFLTLFCFLSFSSPLSTDSILDATNVLSNSGYNSMALTLEFASPTIIPIPSRSLTIFSPLDSAFSESGQPSLSLLQFHFSPLSLSMHSLKSLPPGTKIPTLFPNRSIIVTSSISADTFSLNGVGINGSVVYDDGSLVIFGIETFLDPNFEVFGSINGSPLQSFGCPAAAGNGSQSFEEAIRVLKFRGYSTMAWYLSLQLGEMKEQTRLTIFAPVDDEVMKCSWGDYRSIFRRHFVPCRISKNDMLNLENGVIIPTYLEGFMLNMRKYGDVLVPNEVRVAYPDMYSNDWLVVHGLRGSFAVIASSSSSRSSSSSCKNLNGTTPGAIVMLVAFLVIFLTESFYF; this comes from the coding sequence ATGGCTGCCGAAGTTCTCATATTTCTGACCCTCTTTTGTTTCCTTTCTTTCTCCTCTCCTCTCTCCACCGATTCCATTCTCGACGCTACCAACGTCCTCTCGAACTCCGGCTACAATTCCATGGCTCTCACTCTCGAATTCGCCTCTCCCACCATTATCCCAATTCCATCTCGCTCTCTCACCATTTTCTCCCCCCTTGATTCCGCCTTCTCCGAATCAGGCCAACCCTCACTCTCCCTTCTCCAATTCCATTTCTCtccgctctctctctctatgcATTCCCTCAAATCCTTGCCTCCCGGAACCAAGATTCCCACTCTTTTCCCCAATCGCTCCATCATCGTCACTTCCTCAATCTCCGCCGACACATTTTCATTAAACGGCGTAGGAATTAACGGATCAGTGGTGTACGATGATGGATCTTTAGTAATCTTTGGAATTGAGACGTTCCTCGATCCAAATTTCGAGGTTTTCGGGTCCATAAATGGAAGCCCTCTCCAGAGCTTCGGATGTCCTGCTGCAGCTGGTAATGGTAGCCAATCTTTTGAGGAAGCAATTAGGGTTTTGAAATTTAGAGGGTATTCAACTATGGCGTGGTATCTTAGTTTGCAATTGGGGGAGATGAAGGAGCAGACAAGGTTAACTATCTTTGCCCCTGTTGATGATGAAGTGATGAAATGTTCTTGGGGTGATTATAGATCGATCTTCCGCAGGCATTTTGTGCCGtgcaggatatcaaagaatgATATGCTTAATCTTGAGAATGGAGTGATAATACCGACTTATTTGGAGGGGTTTATGTTAAATATGAGAAAGTATGGGGATGTTTTGGTGCCTAATGAAGTTAGAGTTGCGTATCCTGACATGTATAGCAACGATTGGCTTGTGGTTCATGGTCTTCGTGGAAGTTTTGCGGTGATagcatcttcttcttcatcaagaTCATCATCATCGTCATGTAAGAATTTGAATGGGACAACACCCGGTGCAATTGTGATGTTGGTGGCCTTTCTTGTTATTTTTCTCActgaatctttttatttttaa